A single window of Streptococcus cristatus ATCC 51100 DNA harbors:
- a CDS encoding heavy metal translocating P-type ATPase, with the protein MSEKKEYKLSGMTCAACAMTVEMAVKDLETVEDVSVNLATERLSLLPKAGFDSQQVLDAVAEAGYQAEEKGKNKPSDVNEEAVARAQILRRKKKELLILLFTALPLLYISMGSMIGLPLPSFLDHMKHPLVFVLSQLLLTLPAVWIGRGFYQRGFRNLIKRHPNMDSLIAVGTSAAFFYSLYSVSQVFLGHHAFVHQLYFESVAVIISLVLLGKYLESSAKGRTSQAIQSLLELVPSQATVIRYGEAVTIDTEDIRVGDIIRIKPGERMPVDGLVTEGQTFVDESMMTGESVPIEKKVGDTITSATINQNGSIDYQATRVGSDTTLAQIVRLVEEAQGSKAPIAALADKISLYFVPIVLSLATLSAFGWYFLAGESLSFSLSIFIAVLVIACPCALGLATPTAIMVGTGKGAENGILIKSGQALEAAYQLDTIVLDKTGTITVGKPSLTDLLPLGAFNRSDLLQLIASAEQHSEHPLAQAILEAAEEEELDLLPVSHFEAMVGRGLLAQVEDRRLLVGNESLMKEEHIDSSSFQEQLLELSQEGKTAMFVAIDGQLAGILAVADEMKSSSLSAVQELQSMGLEVIMLTGDREETAAAIAQKAGIQKVIAGVLPDGKATAIKNLQEAGKKLAMVGDGINDAPALVQADVGIAIGSGADVAIESADIVLMHSDLQDVVKAIKLSQATIRNIKENLFWAFAYNTLGIPIAMGLLHLFGGPLLNPMLAGLAMSLSSVSVVANALRLGRFKMKKYMEK; encoded by the coding sequence ATGAGCGAGAAGAAAGAATACAAGCTCTCAGGCATGACCTGTGCTGCCTGTGCTATGACGGTGGAGATGGCGGTCAAGGACTTAGAAACGGTCGAGGATGTCAGTGTCAATCTGGCGACAGAACGTCTCAGTTTGCTGCCTAAGGCGGGATTTGATAGCCAGCAAGTGCTGGATGCTGTAGCCGAGGCCGGTTATCAAGCTGAAGAAAAAGGGAAAAACAAGCCGTCTGACGTAAACGAAGAGGCTGTAGCTAGAGCGCAAATATTACGAAGAAAGAAAAAAGAGCTACTGATTCTTTTATTTACAGCTCTGCCCTTGCTTTATATCTCTATGGGAAGTATGATTGGTCTTCCCTTGCCTAGCTTCTTGGACCATATGAAGCATCCCTTGGTCTTCGTTCTTTCACAACTGCTTTTGACTCTGCCTGCTGTGTGGATCGGGCGCGGCTTCTATCAGAGAGGATTTCGCAATCTTATCAAGCGACATCCTAATATGGATAGTTTGATTGCGGTGGGAACCAGTGCAGCATTTTTCTACAGTCTCTACTCGGTCAGTCAGGTTTTTCTAGGTCATCATGCCTTTGTTCATCAGCTTTACTTTGAGTCGGTTGCAGTAATTATTAGCTTAGTTCTTCTGGGTAAATATCTGGAAAGTTCAGCAAAGGGTCGAACGTCTCAGGCAATTCAGTCTCTGCTTGAGCTAGTGCCTAGTCAGGCGACAGTGATTCGCTATGGTGAGGCTGTGACCATTGATACAGAGGACATCCGAGTTGGAGACATTATCCGTATCAAGCCAGGGGAGCGTATGCCGGTAGATGGCCTTGTGACGGAGGGACAGACCTTTGTGGATGAGTCCATGATGACTGGTGAAAGTGTCCCGATTGAAAAGAAGGTCGGCGATACCATTACTAGTGCAACAATCAATCAAAATGGTAGTATTGACTATCAAGCAACTAGGGTTGGTTCGGATACTACCTTAGCTCAGATTGTTAGATTGGTGGAGGAAGCGCAAGGGTCTAAGGCACCGATAGCGGCTTTGGCCGATAAGATTTCGCTTTATTTTGTTCCAATCGTGCTGAGCTTGGCTACTTTATCTGCATTTGGCTGGTATTTTCTAGCTGGTGAGAGTCTTAGCTTTTCCCTGTCAATCTTTATCGCAGTTCTGGTCATTGCCTGCCCTTGTGCGCTGGGGTTAGCCACTCCGACAGCCATCATGGTTGGGACTGGTAAAGGGGCTGAAAATGGCATTCTGATTAAGTCTGGTCAAGCATTGGAAGCTGCTTATCAGCTGGATACTATTGTTCTGGATAAGACTGGGACGATTACGGTTGGTAAGCCCAGTCTGACGGATTTGTTACCTTTAGGTGCTTTTAATCGCTCTGACTTGTTGCAGCTAATAGCCAGTGCTGAGCAGCATTCTGAGCATCCTTTGGCTCAGGCTATCTTAGAAGCAGCTGAAGAGGAGGAACTTGACTTGCTGCCTGTCAGTCATTTTGAGGCTATGGTTGGACGAGGTTTGTTAGCTCAGGTTGAGGACAGACGGCTTCTGGTGGGAAATGAGTCTTTGATGAAAGAAGAGCACATTGATAGCAGTTCTTTTCAGGAACAGTTGTTAGAGCTATCTCAGGAAGGAAAAACAGCCATGTTTGTCGCAATAGATGGACAGCTGGCTGGTATTTTAGCGGTAGCAGATGAGATGAAATCCAGCAGTCTGTCGGCTGTGCAGGAGCTCCAGTCTATGGGACTAGAAGTCATCATGCTGACAGGAGATCGTGAAGAAACAGCGGCAGCTATTGCCCAGAAAGCTGGAATCCAAAAAGTTATCGCAGGTGTATTGCCAGATGGGAAGGCCACTGCTATCAAGAACTTACAGGAAGCTGGGAAAAAACTGGCCATGGTCGGGGACGGTATCAATGATGCACCAGCTCTGGTTCAGGCAGATGTGGGAATTGCCATCGGTTCAGGCGCAGATGTAGCTATTGAGTCGGCAGATATAGTGCTCATGCATAGTGATTTGCAGGATGTAGTCAAGGCTATCAAGCTCAGTCAGGCCACCATTCGCAATATCAAGGAAAATCTCTTCTGGGCTTTTGCCTACAATACACTAGGCATCCCAATTGCTATGGGGCTATTGCATCTTTTCGGTGGTCCCTTGCTCAATCCGATGCTGGCTGGTCTGGCCATGAGTTTGAGCTCAGTGTCAGTTGTTGCCAATGCTCTGCGTCTCGGACGCTTTAAAATGAAGAAATATATGGAGAAATAA
- a CDS encoding heavy-metal-associated domain-containing protein, with translation MKQTVQLENLSCQNCVKHVTRHFLSMEDVSDVTVDLGRQTAEIITERPLTVEDYQAALRKTIYKVLAVQDN, from the coding sequence ATGAAACAAACAGTCCAATTAGAAAACTTATCTTGCCAAAATTGTGTCAAACACGTCACCAGGCATTTCCTGTCTATGGAAGATGTGTCAGATGTGACAGTAGATCTGGGCAGGCAGACTGCAGAAATTATTACAGAGAGACCCCTGACTGTAGAGGACTATCAGGCGGCTTTGAGAAAAACCATCTATAAGGTCTTAGCGGTGCAGGATAACTGA
- a CDS encoding CopY/TcrY family copper transport repressor: MEQQNMSQAEWQVMRVLWAYPHSRSTEIIARLEADFSWKPATIKTLLNRLKTKEFIAMEKIEGKFYYNARILEADHLESTWQALFDNICNTKHGDLLISMIERSQFSQGDLERLSQVIDKKRASAPLEIKCHCPQGQCRCGHGKETH, encoded by the coding sequence ATGGAACAGCAAAATATGAGCCAAGCAGAATGGCAAGTGATGCGTGTGCTATGGGCGTATCCACACAGTCGCAGTACAGAGATTATAGCGCGGTTGGAAGCCGATTTTTCCTGGAAACCGGCAACCATCAAGACCCTTTTGAATCGTCTGAAAACCAAAGAATTTATCGCTATGGAAAAAATAGAAGGTAAATTTTACTACAATGCTCGGATTTTAGAAGCGGACCATCTGGAAAGTACTTGGCAGGCTCTTTTTGACAATATCTGTAATACTAAACATGGAGATCTTTTGATTTCGATGATTGAGAGAAGTCAGTTCAGTCAAGGGGACTTGGAGCGGCTCAGCCAAGTCATTGATAAGAAAAGAGCTTCGGCTCCGCTAGAAATCAAATGCCACTGCCCTCAAGGTCAGTGTCGTTGCGGGCACGGAAAGGAGACACATTGA